CTTCTACAGGTGCTATAACTTCTTCCAATACGGGCTCAGGTTCAGGAACTTCATTTAAGTGTCGCAATACCTCATCTGACCAGTTTGGCAATAAGGCATGAATAGACTGTTTATGTTCTCGGAGATAATGAATAATGCTGATCGCATCATTACCGACCTCATTTGAAAGCACAGCTAAGCTTTTAGGAATGGCTCGATTTAATGTAATTTCAACTTCAGCCACAGCAACTTTGCCTGCTGCCAATCTCAATAACAATTCATTTTTTACACGTTCATTTTGCTCTAATAAATCAAAAATAGAAGGTGTAAGTTTTTCTTTTAATTGATCAACCAATTCAGGCTTTTCTAAAAAACGATGTAAGAAAATAGGGTAAAATCTTGATAAAATATCATTTTTTTCATTTACTAAGCAAGTTTGATCATTGACAATGATAGAGGATACTCTTTGCTTAAGTAATTCCATTGGGTTAATAGCCATGTGATTTAGCTCCAATTCTTTAAATTGTTTATTTCTCATTTTTTATAATTTTATGTAAAGCACATCTCATTTATTTTGTTACTTTAATCTAATTTTTCTATTTTTATCAGCTTTGTAAAATTTAAATACAATATCTACATCACAGTTTACAAAGCAGAATAAGACTTGATCATCTTATTCTGCTGTTTTCATCTCATTTATGCGAAGGTGCTCACCACCTTACCTGTCAGTTGTTGACCAAGTAACGGCGTATTTTTACCTTGAGATAGGATGCTGTCTTTAGACACGGTCCACTGTAGTTCTGGATCAATTAAAACCCAACCGGCTTCTTGCAGCCAACGATCCGTCATATTGGCCACTTGTGCTGGAATAGAGGTCACTTTCGCCACCCATTCCAAAGGCTCAAACACACCTTCTTGAATCAATTGCACACCTAAACCGACATAGGTATCAAAAGCAGTAATCCCTGGCTGTGTTTCCGCAAATGGAGCCATTTTAGCTGAACTGCTAAGTGGTTCATGATGCGTACAGATTGCGTCAATCACGCCCTCTTTCACCCCTTGACGCAATAAGGCTTTATCTTGCTCAGAACGTAGCGGTGGACGTACATGTGCAAGCGAGTTAAAACCATCGGTCAGTTGCTCAGTCAGATGCAATTGATGCATGGCAACATCAGCAGTCACAGGTAAGCCTTTGGCTTTTGCTGCGCGAATCAAATCAACCGAAGCACCACTAGACAGTAAACCAAAGTGTGCTTTCACGCCTGTTGCTTCAATCATGATCAAGTATTTGGCAATTGCAACAGTTTCAGCAATCGCAGGGATCATCGGTAAACCTTGGCGAGAAGCAATAAAGCCTTCATGCGCACAGCCATCTTTGGCAATCTGGGGTTCTTCGGCATAGAACACGACAGTCAAGCCCAGACCTGCTGCATATTCCAGAGTACGAATCACCACATCATCATTTTCAAAGCTTGCATTGGCATTTGAAACAGCCGTACATCCACCTTTCTTCAACCCCGCCATATTGGCAGGTTGTTTGCCATTGAGGCCTTGGGTTTGCGCACCGATAATTTGCAGGTAAATGCCCCCATCCAATTGTGCTTTTTCGATCAAGCCATGAATCAAAGCACCGTTATCCTGCACAATTGGTTTTGAATCCGGTGGTGTCATCACATGCAAAATACCATTGGCACGAGCCGCTTTACCTTCAGACTTTAAGGTTCCATGCTGTTGTTGCCCTGGTTCACGTAAACGTGCACAAAGATCAAC
This genomic stretch from Acinetobacter sp. C32I harbors:
- a CDS encoding dihydroorotase produces the protein MSIVKIENVRVLDPIQKTDQVKTVYIENGKLVDAVDQVNETIDGQGKWLMPTMVDLCARLREPGQQQHGTLKSEGKAARANGILHVMTPPDSKPIVQDNGALIHGLIEKAQLDGGIYLQIIGAQTQGLNGKQPANMAGLKKGGCTAVSNANASFENDDVVIRTLEYAAGLGLTVVFYAEEPQIAKDGCAHEGFIASRQGLPMIPAIAETVAIAKYLIMIEATGVKAHFGLLSSGASVDLIRAAKAKGLPVTADVAMHQLHLTEQLTDGFNSLAHVRPPLRSEQDKALLRQGVKEGVIDAICTHHEPLSSSAKMAPFAETQPGITAFDTYVGLGVQLIQEGVFEPLEWVAKVTSIPAQVANMTDRWLQEAGWVLIDPELQWTVSKDSILSQGKNTPLLGQQLTGKVVSTFA